In the Larus michahellis chromosome 6, bLarMic1.1, whole genome shotgun sequence genome, one interval contains:
- the MKI67 gene encoding proliferation marker protein Ki-67 isoform X2 yields the protein MPLFGNIIVIKRNGTDGITFPLTASSCLFGRRTECDIRIQLPQVSKEHCKIEVNENKEAILTNLSTVNPTQLNGGCFQQPVPLKHGDVLTIIDRSFRFEYPLQSTPRKRRSRSPKDETLQVLHVQQVAEVESLHQQTSGPKSLCASDNAECEEKNANENKQSTEENISKALPIRLQTPKSSHRIHQSSKKQSEMSPFSKLYENMKKEMKVKKSLQEGNVSEQPAKEDGKSVLLEPSAQIKSWSCVNDLGSLTKEKEIGRSENIEECNIKMKQEAIGLECNQISAVGSATKKSSTRSPRTSLSKEGSRDIGRSRHSQDHKELRTADESKAIEVTTKPSKDNNGNAAFSVKQCSIERLDYADKTKIHSSAIPLNELVQTTNMTNVSEVDKYVLSAPRRKSPRSHFISPTKEISGMNPVNTGTPTTQPCVLLKRKSFSEISAETQREDSACRNDSLNQLPLAENKCLKQRRNSKQHTPGKPVKEEVLKEICDQANFGNSKEGLSGTPASSNSKSPRRNNRQSKEFSNKSVRSEALASEKLTSELASPASHKSESGRKRGGPRTSGLLTEKASETNAIQEHHEKTTDRKNSETEEELARKGNRQKQDLEDASVIRPRRLSSKRRSSGSATVLKDNETVSELNISGLLAGEDSGKTKRVTQKRKSGDVLLQPVGKRKRVSFGGHLSPELFDKSLPPNSPLKKGAIPARLSLPFGNSPRAVLKKAQGLKHFAVQDLSEHLQKEKMSPKNLPAQKSPAASSPASGKASPKFTSGSPAPYTKGRFSISHIMTPLPIAEEKDAVAEDMNTKEKNGARVKTPKSPRINQDEKTFLTATPDKLTRSAQLALKVTPMKRRSGAVAVFNAKRRSGASSANLLVAKSWAEVVKLGVARPQSKTVKKSVQKGRSLKKTTQSPKTPERKIKGHFSTGHAESPATIVVGRAYSTTARTAGQVPKVVKNTIVKLNMNMDESFTGMTEMFQTPENKRGKSLPLSTGQKTDFTPTCTAAEISELHTPEESGEMMVSPLYGSDASEQKQDSPRISHFLREKESLKSMFDAVSAKTAEKRKAMLEENISVDHLSVIPEKQACRVKSGSKRSTPRQKSEPVEVMSGIKQLLRTPEQRSELVEALSGIKQLMRTPKWKSEPVEALSGIKQLMKTPKQKSEPVEALSGIKQLMRTPKRKLEPVEALSGIKQLMRTPKQKSEPVEALSGIKQLMRTPKQKLEPVEALSGIKQLMRTPKQKSEPVEALSGIKQLMRTPKQKSEPVEALSGIKQLMRTPQQELEPITDEIAFKRLLTTPVQKKEAVEEVAGVTLIKQTPKLKYQPVEDMIGVSRIFRTPKEKVEPIEDMFGISRLVKTPKEKYQPVDDFVGLQRLMAEPRQKCSDFEVDYAGVTEMFDIPEETKVRSVNIMDSKQEDTVPPCNNSGHKFEDKGKISQGEDSQQKESTSENQSTQRPTRGRSQKTVHPASAKQREKDLNLKALQDLEKKSTQEEMREISTSPSVTKNEGRGRRTNRCIQEGIVSKHPDQEKVETVSLVEPPGATQRTRRGKKKEPELKYPSENLESCGKDSSVLQKELANMKQTLQEYGINDVLETEDDPTIKTVSVANSIQNENCQLLTGVKKPENKSNDGGVEDSEEMLLSLGKRSRGVKKVENTEPPIPPKRGRRARNDQVKEASSEDLHRTTRTLRKDPSAKMIQRDEPTSDKDTETATAGGSENGTKLEIKVTEKRVKTLRSARKHSTEVKPDTCGMANEKIKNIQKTEETSAETDSETQSHITNEIKVSQGNETENAQENTTETSQRLKAESPSGVTNRMPVTALNLEANRNAVQETNRTRSRGGKNGSLAKKADEFDKDVNNLELIAPKIKSETEMDKSPLKDPLSSVCVKNTHQVTKEQNDPAGTSIPAANSDSLARSRQKRTRNEQGIFKPNQTEILQENPAQTNGTACRRGRKVTFEPEEASSKAVGRKRSLPGDDKGMTYKDGQPETSENPLQVRRSRRKLVDSVPHIASSTSVEKQTLIADHSKDEAFEKEQDSASEATHSSAEDNPRRRGQRREVAAASQTSRSLSMRKRHGLLEGDDKKTAVREDQNPALGNETLQGKANASARDKRKKIDLAAEAKSSSSLRRKCGLSETDDKEESANEEQNTPLETVSCAKEKTLGRGRRKATALASHTTNYISLRGKRGLPADNGKEEAPKEDQSVPLQTSDLSVKENQRRTGTRKEMAVLLEDMSSTSIQAKQGSSKESGGKNNYGEEKKLILENSTSQEEMDLSKGNSRKTITSLAVGSTSLQGLPEDTKKETPEEQQSKLLDMAPSAKENPSRVGRKKTISSKSEVTSYTSLREKPKDSSQKRILKEDTSLENNSSQEKTRQLRNRRIKVEFSSEAATSTSSQKNDDLSENGNTSETQNVGLTSTGSKKNNRSGKGKEVNAIQQETSTSRRRCRQLSEDDLPSKKSKSENDENRSLQRGKRNKTKEELGKEDVRAARTAEGTDRKTRSSSRTSARTRK from the exons ATGCCGCTCTTTGGGAATATTATTGTAATTAAACGGAATGGGACTGATGGAATTACTTTTCCACTCACTGCAAGTTCTTGTTTATTTGGAAG GAGAACAGAATGTGATATTCGCATCCAGTTGCCTCAGGTCTCGAAAGAACACTGTAAAAttgaagtaaatgaaaacaaGGAG gcaaTATTGACTAATTTAAGTACAGTAAACCCTACGCAGCTGAATGGTGGCTGTTTTCAGCAGCCTGTACCTCTGAAGCATGGCGATGTGTTAACTATTATTGATCGTTCTTTCAG ATTTGAATATCCTCTGCAATCAACTCCAAGAAAGAGGCGTTCTAGGTCTCCAAAAGATGAAACACTGCAG GTTCTTCATGTTCAGCAGGTGGCAGAAGTGGAATCATTACACCAACAAACTTCAGGACCTAAAAGTCTTTGTGCTTCAG ATAATGCTgagtgtgaagaaaaaaatgccaatgaaaataaacaaagtacagaggaaaatatttccaaagcttTACCCATCAGACTACAAACACCCAAATCTTCACACAGAATACATCAATCTagtaaaaaacaaagtgaaatgtCTCCCTTTAGTAAACtctatgaaaacatgaaaaaagagatGAAAGTGAAAAAATCTCTGCAAGAGGGAAATGTATCTGAACAACCTGCAAAAGAAGATGGTAAGAGTGTTCTGCTAGAACCAAGTGCTCAAATTAAATCATGGAGTTGTGTTAATGATTTGGGAAGCCtgactaaagaaaaagaaataggcagaagtgaaaatattgaagaatgtaatataaaaatgaagcaagaagCAATCGGTTTAGAATGTAACCAGATCTCAGCTGTAGGAAGTGCAACCAAGAAGAGTTCTACCAGAAGTCCTCGAACTTCTCTTTCAAAGGAGGGGTCAAGAGATATTGGTAGAAGTCGTCACTCACAGGATCATAAGGAGCTAAGAACAGCAGACGAATCTAAAGCTATTGAAGTTACAACCAAACCCAGCAAGGATAATAATGGAAATGCAGCATTTTCAGTGAAGCAGTGCTCTATAGAAAGGTTGGATTATGCAGATAAAACTAAAATACACAGCTCTGCAATACCGTTAAATGAACTAGTACAAACAACTAACATGACAAATGTTTCTGAAGTAGATAAATATGTTCTGTCAGCGCCCAGAAGGAAGAGTCCTCGGTCTCATTTCATATCACCTACCAAAGAAATTAGTGGAATGAATCCTGTAAATACTGGTACTCCAACAACTCAACCATGCGTGTTGTTGAAGCGCAAgtctttttcagaaatttcagctgaaaCTCAAAGGGAAGATTCAGCGTGCAGAAATGATAGCCTAAACCAACTGcctttggcagaaaataaatgcttaaaacaAAGACGAAATAGTAAACAACATACACCAGGAAAACCTGTAAAAGAAGAAGTGCTGAAAGAAATTTGTGATCAGGCAAACTTTGGTAACTCAAAAGAGGGACTCTCTGGAACTCCTGCCTCTTCTAATTCCAAGAGTCCCAGAAGAAATAACAGGCAAAGTAAAGAATTCTCAAACAAAAGTGTCCGTTCAGAGGCACTGGCTTCAGAAAAGTTAACATCAGAACTGGCATCTCCTGCTAGTCATAAATCTGagtctggaagaaaaagaggtgggCCAAGGACCTCTGGACTGCTAACCGAAAAAGCTTCGGAGACAAATGCCATTCAAGAACATCACGAAAAGACTACAGACAGAAAAAATAGCGAAACTGAAGAAGAGCTGGCCAGGAAGGGGAATCGTCAGAAACAAGATTTAGAAGATGCCAGTGTTATAAGGCCTCGTAGATTGTCATCAAAGAGGAGGTCTTCTGGAAGTGCTACTGTACTGAAAGACAATGAGACTGTCTCGGAACTGAATATTTCTGGCCTGTTGGCTGGAGAAGACTCAG GCAAGACAAAAAGAGTAactcagaagaggaaaagtggtGATGTGCTACTTCAGCctgtaggaaaaagaaagagagtgtCTTTTGGTGGTCATCTAAGTCCAGAACTCTTTGATAAAAGTTTGCCTCCCAACTCGCCCCTTAAAAAAGGTGCAATTCCTGCCAGACTGAGCTTACCGTTTGGAAACTCACCTCGTGCTGTTCTGAAAAAGGCTCAGGGATTGAAGCACTTTGCAGTCCAG GACCTTTCTGAacatttgcagaaagaaaaaatgtcaccAAAAAATTTGCCAGCCCAGAAGTCCCCAGCTGCCTCATCCCCTGCCTCTGGGAAGGCCTCACCTAAATTTACTTCAGGCTCTCCAGCACCTTACACAAAAGGACGTTTCTCTATTTCTCACATCATGACACCGTTACCAATTGCAGAAGAGAAGGATGCTGTTGCAGAAGACATgaatacaaaggagaaaaatggtgCCCGAGTGAAAACACCTAAATCTCCTCGCATTAACCAAGATGAGAAAACCTTTTTAACAGCCACACCTGACAAATTAACAAGAAGTGCACAACTTGCTTTGAAGGTCACGCCCATGAAGAGGAGAAGCGGGGCTGTAGCAGTTTTCAATGCAAAAAGAAGAAGTGGTGCCTCTAGTGCCAATTTACTAG ttgcAAAATCTTGGGCAGAAGTGGTAAAATTAGGTGTTGCAAGACCACAGTCAAAGACTGTTAAAAAAAGTGTCCAAAAAGGAAGATCACTGAAGAAGACAACCCAATCACCAaag actccagaaagaaaaataaaaggtcatTTTAGTACAGGCCACGCTGAGTCACCTGCTACAATAGTTGTAGGCAGAGCTTATTCCACCACAGCCAGAACAGCTGGACAGGTCCCTAAAGTGGTAAAAAATACTATTGTGAAGCTAAACATGAACATGGACGAAAGCTTCACAG GAATGACTGAAATGTTTCAAACTCCAGAAAATAAGCGTGGAAAATCATTACCGTTGTCCACTGGTCAGAAGACTGATTTTACACCAACATGTACTGCAGCGGAAATTTCTGAACTGCACACTCCTGAAGAATCTG GAGAGATGATGGTGTCACCTTTATATGGTTCAGATGCTTCAGAACAGAAACAAGATAGTCCACGCATTAGTCACTTTCTGAGAGAGAAGGAGTCTCTAAAGTCTATGTTTGATGCAGTATCCgcaaaaactgctgaaaaaagaaaagctatgctggaagaaaatattagCGTGGATCATTTGTCAGTAATTCCGGAAAAACAAGCATGTCGGGTGAAATCTGGAAGTAAAAGGAGTACTCCAAGGCAGAAGTCGGAGCCAGTTGAGGTCATGTCAGGCATCAAGCAGCTTCTAAGGACTCCAGAGCAAAGGTCAGAACTGGTAGAGGCCTTGTCAGGCATCAAGCAGCTCATGAGGACCCCGAAGTGGAAATCGGAGCCTGTAGAGGCCTTGTCGGGCATCAAGCAGCTCATGAAGACCCCGAAGCAGAAGTCGGAGCCTGTAGAGGCCTTGTCGGGCATCAAGCAGCTCATGAGGACCCCGAAGCGGAAGTTGGAGCCCGTAGAGGCCTTGTCGGGCATCAAGCAGCTCATGAGGACCCCGAAGCAGAAGTCGGAGCCTGTAGAGGCCTTGTCGGGCATCAAGCAGCTCATGAGGACCCCGAAGCAGAAGTTGGAGCCTGTAGAGGCCTTGTCGGGCATCAAGCAGCTCATGAGGACCCCGAAGCAGAAGTCGGAGCCTGTAGAGGCCTTGTCGGGCATCAAGCAGCTCATGAGGACCCCGAAGCAGAAGTCGGAGCCTGTAGAGGCCTTGTCTGGCATCAAGCAGCTCATGAGGACCCCGCAGCAAGAGCTGGAACCTATTACAGATGAAATTGCCTTTAAAAGATTGCTGACGACTCCAGTACAAAAGAAGGAAGCAGTGGAAGAAGTGGCAGGTGTTACTTTAATCAAGCAAACTCCAAAGCTGAAATATCAACCGGTAGAAGACATGATTGGGGTCAGCCGTATTTTCAGGACACCAAAGGAAAAAGTTGAACCCATAGAAGATATGTTTGGTATTAGTAGGCTAGTGAAGACTCCGAAAGAGAAGTATCAGCCAGTTGATGATTTTGTGGGTCTGCAAAGGCTTATGGCAGAACCCAGGCAGAAATGTTCTGATTTTGAAGTGGACTATGCTGGAGTTACAGAAATGTTTGATATACCAGAGGAAACTaag gtCAGATCAGTAAACATTATGGATTCTAAGCAGGAAGATACTGTACCTCCTTGTAATAATTCCGGTCATAAATTTG aagacaaaggaaaaatttcACAAGGTGAAGATTCTCAACAGAAGGAATCAACTAGTGAAAACCAGTCTACCCAGAGACCGACAAGGGGCAGATCACAGAAGACAGTACATCCCGCTTCAGCAAAGCAGCGTGAAAAGGATTTGAATTTAAAAGCATTGcaagatctggaaaaaaagagcacGCAAGAGGAGATGCGAGAGATCAGTACTTCACCTTCAGTAACTAAaaatgaaggaagaggaaggagaacaaACCGTTGCATACAAGAAGGAATTGTTTCAAAGCACCCTGATCAAGAAAAAGTTGAAACTGTTTCACTTGTGGAACCACCTGGAGCTACTCAAAGAACAAGAAGAGGTAAAAAGAAAGAACCGGAGTTAAAATATCCAAGTGAGAATCTTGAGTCTTGTGGCAAAGATTCTTCAGTGCTACAAAAAGAACTTGCAAATATGAAACAGACTTTGCAGGAGTACGGCATCAATGATGTATTAGAAACTGAAGATGATCCAACCATAAAGACAGTAAGTGTGGCTAATagcattcaaaatgaaaactgtcAGCTGCTAACAGgtgtaaaaaaacctgaaaacaaatctAATGATGGTGGTGTAGAAGACAGTGAAGAAATGCTTCTGTCACTTGGGAAGAGGTCTAGAGGAgtaaaaaaagtagaaaacacaGAACCACCTATTCCACctaaaagaggaagaagagctaGAAATGACCAAGTTAAAGAAGCTTCTTCAGAGGACCTTCATAGGACAACAAGGACGCTTCGCAAAGACCCATCAGCAAAGATGATACAAAGAGATGAACCAACTTCGGACAAAGATACTGAGACTGCCACAGCAGGAGGATCTGAAAATGGAACTAAACTTGAAATAAAGGTAACGGAGAAAAGAGTTAAGACTTTAAGAAGTGCTAGAAAGCACTCAACTGAAGTAAAACCAGACACTTGCGGGATggcaaatgaaaagataaaaaacattcagaaaaccGAGGAAACTTCAGCTGAAACTGATAGTGAAACACAATCACACATCACAAATGAGATTAAAGTATCTCagggaaatgaaacagaaaatgctcaGGAAAATACAACAGAGACCTCTCAAAGATTAAAGGCAGAGTCACCTTCTGGAGTGACAAACAGAATGCCGGTTACTGCTCTGAACTTGGAAGCAAACAGGAATGCAGTACAGGAAACAAATAGAACTAGAAGCAGGGGAGGCAAAAATGGCTCTTTGGCGAAAAAGGCTGATGAATTTGACAAAGATGTAAACAATCTAGAACTAATTGCTCCCAAAATTAagtcagaaacagaaatggaCAAATCTCCTCTcaaagaccctttgagctctgttTGTGTAAAGAATACACACCAAGTCACAAAGGAGCAGAACGACCCGGCTGGCACATCAATACCAGCTGCAAACAGTGACAGTCTTGCTCGTAGCCGTCAAAAGCGGACAAGAAATGAACAGGGAATatttaaaccaaaccaaactgaaatCCTGCAAGAGAATCCAGCACAAACAAATGGAACTGCATGTAGAAGAGGTAGAAAAGTTACTTTTGAACCCGAAGAAGCCAGTTCCAAAGCAGTTGGAAGGAAAAGGAGTTTACCTGGGGATGACAAAGGAATGACTTACAAAGATGGTCAACCTGAGACTTCAGAAAATCCTTTACAAgtaaggaggagcagaagaaagctgGTTGATTCCGTGCCACACATAGCTTCTTCTACCTCAgtggaaaaacaaacattaaTTGCAGATCATAGTAAAGACGAGGCTTTTGAAAAGGAGCAAGATTCAGCTTCAGAAGCTACTCACTCTTCAGCAGAAGACAATCCACGGAGACGAGGGCAAAGACGAGAGGTTGCTGCAGCATCACAAACATCTAGATCTCTTTCTATGAGAAAAAGACATGGATTGCTGGAAGGTGATGATAAAAAGACGGCTGTGAGAGAAGATCAAAATCCAGCTTTGGGAAATGAAACTTTGCAGGGAAAAGCAAATGCATCAGCaagggacaaaaggaaaaagattgaTCTTGCAGCAGAGGCAAAAAGTTCATCTTCTCTCCGGAGAAAATGTGGCTTGTCAGAAACTGATGATAAAGAGGAGAGTGCTAATGAAGAACAGAACACGCCTTTGGAAACAGTGTCCTGTGCAAAAGAGAAGACATTAGGAAGGGGCAGAAGGAAAGCGACTGCTCTGGCATCACACACAACTAATTACATTTCTCTTAGAGGAAAACGCGGTTTGCCAGCAGATAATGGTAAAGAAGAAGCCCCTAAAGAAGATCAAAGTGTTCCATTACAAACTTCTGATTTATCCGTAAAAGAAAATCAACGGAGAACAGGCACAAGGAAAGAAATGGCAGTCTTGTTAGAAGACATGAGTTCTACTTCTATTCAGGCAAAACAGGGCTCATCAAAAGAAAGTGGTGGAAAGAATAattatggggaagaaaaaaagctgattttggaaAATTCTACTTCCCAGGAAGAAATGGATCTTTCGAAAGGGAACTCGAGGAAAACAATCACTTCACTGGCTGTTGGTTCCACCTCGCTTCAGGGTTTGCCAGAAGATACTAAGAAGGAAACACCTGAAGAACAGCAGAGTAAACTTTTGGACATGGCTCCATCTGCAAAAGAAAATCCATCAAGAGTGGGCAGAAAGAAAACCATTTCCTCCAAATCCGAAGTAACTAGTTACACTTCTCTCAGGGAAAAACCCAAAGATAGCAGTCAAAAGAGAATTCTTAAAGAAGATACATCTCTAGAAAATAATTCATCCCAGGAAAAAACAAGGCAACTGAGGAATAGAAGGATAAAGGTAGAATTCTCATCGGAGGCAGCTACTTCTACTTCTAGCCAAAAAAATGACGACTTGTCAGAAAATGGTAACACTTCAGAAACTCAGAATGTGGGTTTGACGTCCACTGGttccaaaaaaaataatcggtctgggaaaggaaaagaggttAACGCTATACAACAGGAAACTTCCACTTCTCGCAGAAGATGTCGTCAGTTGTCAGAAGATGATTTACCAtccaaaaaatcaaaatcag AGAATGATGAAAATAGATCgctacaaagaggaaaaagaaacaaaactaaagaaGAACTTGGCAAAGAGGACGTAAGGGCTGCTCGGACTGCCGAAGGGACGGACAGGAAGACAAGATCGAGCTCAAGAACAAGTGCAAGAACAAGAAAATAG